A genomic segment from Necator americanus strain Aroian chromosome III, whole genome shotgun sequence encodes:
- a CDS encoding hypothetical protein (NECATOR_CHRIII.G12649.T1) translates to MEGKSGATPERSRGKSSDSSRSFVEKIAAIPVLVRFTILVYIFFFIFTALIVPLFCRPDMMKYCESGISVREQFILLYHINALRMDVASGKQKTGSGQQPHLPSAAAMYKLQWSCVLQEEAYTHASKSKIDETKPAKNVYEYVEISKSSLWQVSENAVADVRSKLMVLTNLQMNEKQLLIDTSTHIGCALIKQAGVQKLTCVLESMVGANKTGDEAYVVGPAGSKCPYRSLEPGMPLCIYVAHKQKPKE, encoded by the exons ATGGAAGGAAAATCCGGAGCCACCCCTGAGCGTTCACGTGGCAAGTCTTCCGACAGCTCAAGATcgtttgttgaaaaaatcgcTGCAATACCAGTCCTCGTTCGGTTCACCATTCTAGTTTAcatattcttcttcatctttacTGCACTTATCGTTC CGCTATTCTGCAGACCCGATATGATGAAGTACTGTGAGAGCGGCATTTCAGTACGAGAACAATTCATCCTTCTGTATCATATAAACGCTCTGCGCATGGATGTCGCCTCTGGAAAACAGAAGACTGGATCCGGACAACAGCCACATTTGCCTTCAGCAGCAGCTATGTACAAACTG CAATGGAGCTGTGTTCTGCAAGAGGAAGCTTACACGCACGCTTCTAAATCGAAAATTGACGAAACAAAACCTGCTAAAAATGTATATGAATAcgtagaaatttccaaatcGTCATTATGGCAAGTTAGTGAG AACGCAGTCGCGGATGTGCGAAGCAAGTTAATGGTGCTGACAAATCTCCAGATGAACGAAAAACAG CTTCTAATCGACACATCTACTCACATTGGATGCGCTCTAATCAAACAAGCAGGAGTTCAAAAGCTTACTTGTGTACTTGAAAGCAT GGTTGGAGCTAATAAAACAGGAGATGAAGCCTATGTGGTTGGTCCAGCAGGTTCAAAATGTCCCTATAGGTCACTGGAACCCGGCATGCCATTGTGCATTTATGTGGCACATAAACAAAAGCCAAAAGAATAA
- a CDS encoding hypothetical protein (NECATOR_CHRIII.G12650.T1), whose protein sequence is MGLGRPIHAQRKKHIQMHQLRLSGSGIEHGERPDPRAGQEETNRLGSVQEHRGCSEEDQEHPAPCSPLQLLLLLWLTYALETWGFHKQEENVVGVIERAIERVMLGVSRFTQLRDGIRSSPLRQRSKIRYAAAFAKESRIRWAGHVMRFNGNRWTGVVSDWILRDIRRTTGRSLTL, encoded by the coding sequence atgggtctcggacgccccattcacgctcaacggaaaaAACATATCcaaatgcaccagctacgtttatctgggtcgggaattgaacatggtgaacgacctgacccccgagctgggcaggaggagacgaaccgcttggggagcgtacaagagcatcgaggatgtagtgaagaagatcaggaacacccggctccgtgctcacctcttcaactcTTACTACTTCTGTGGTTGACCTATGCTTTGGAAACCTGGGGATTTcacaagcaggaagaaaatgtggtgggcgtcattgaacgcgcaattgaaagagtgatgctaggagtatctcgTTTCACGCAATTGAGGGACGGGATCCGAAGCTCTCCTCTACGTCAGCGTTCGAAGATTAGatacgccgccgcgtttgccaaggaaagtagaataaggtgggccggacacgtgatgcgctttaacggcAATCGTTGGACCGGAgtcgtgagcgactggattcTCCGCGATATTaggcgcactacaggaagatcgCTTACCCTATAG
- a CDS encoding hypothetical protein (NECATOR_CHRIII.G12651.T1) has product MEYIQPCLLPSSPSERRQTCQSRAPPVRSTLWYHVLKKSYSTGSLQNKTRTPEEPSASTNTTPWRGSLHVTCRNAKFLSIGRPARRCCYTRREIHMTSAAITQSCLLSVVYKLFTRAFLYILNRIEKVFNERQLCEQAGFRKGFSTIDHIHTVSKLIEVSREYKMPVCLTFTDLKRPSTQLGGHGIFPDVPSCTE; this is encoded by the coding sequence ATGGAATATATACAGCCATGTCTGCTtccctcctcaccatctgagagaAGACAGACATGTCAATCTAGAGCTCCTCCTGTCCGAAGTACGTTATGGTATCACGTCCTTAAGAAATCGTATAGCACCGGGTCCctacagaataagaccagaacacctgaagaaccttccgccagtactaaTACAACACcttggcgaggctctttacacgttacctgtcggaatgcaaagTTCCTGAGCattggaagaccagcaagacggTGTTGTTATACAAGAAGGGAGATCCATATGACATCGGCAGCAATTACCCAATCTTGTTTACTGTCCGTcgtctacaagctctttacaagagctTTTCTTTACAtacttaataggattgaaaaagtcttcaaTGAACGACAGctatgcgagcaagcagggtttcgaaaggGATTCAGCAcaattgaccacattcacactgtttcgaaactcattgaggtatcacgagagtacaagatgccggtCTGTCTCACATTCACCGACTTgaaaaggccttcgactcagctGGGCGGTCATGGAATTTTTCCCGATGTGCCTtcatgtactgagtag
- a CDS encoding hypothetical protein (NECATOR_CHRIII.G12652.T2): MTICTYLHVCLHRKRPYEDLMMQARKIKYDVIGLTETRRHHPLSAMYDAGEELFLGTCDSRGVGGVDVLVNTSTAKNIDYFERLKTRIGRLQVRRCGSTSALTIFVAYAPTSNHEKLEVFYMDLEKFYREDHIFYKVMIGGEVLRVHHDDYDHPWEFAIPEARFSTLDVGVTREGRYQTEIDHIIVNKRFFLTDIAVVPKFYTESDHRLLWGRFLFTRKEEKPAKFREQSPTTIINWDLFATLADFWEDSAMDNIDEEYDRLVEHLHECKRKAESFKTTKRRPCLETFELIRTRTRTSSTKL; this comes from the exons atgacaaTCTGTACTTATCTGCACGTATgtttgcatcggaagcggccatatgaagatctgatgatgcaagccaggaagattaagtacgacgtcatcgggctgaccgagacgagacgacacCACCCGCTAAGCGCCATGTATGAtgctggagaagaactgttcctaggaacatgcgacagtagaggagttggtggagttgatgtcctcgtcaacacgagtacggcaaagaacatcgactatTTTGAACGACTTaagacccgaatcggacgtctgcaggtgagaagatgtggttcaacgtCAGCTTtaactatcttcgtcgcttacgctccaacatcaaacCACGAAAAACTCGaagttttctatatggacctggagaagttctaccgagaagatcatatcttctacaaggtcatgaTTG GGGGAGAGgttctccgagttcatcatgacgactatgaccatccatgggaattcgcaattccagaagcccgcttctctacgctggacgtgggagtcactcGGGAGGGAAGGTACCAAACTGAAATTGATCACATCATCGTTAATAAAAGGTTTTTCTTGACGGAcatcgctgttgtgccaaagttttatacggaatcggaccatcgcctcctctggggaagatttttgttcacccggaaagaagagaaacccGCGAAGTTTAGAGAGCAAAGTCCCacaactatcattaactgggatctcttcgctacacTAGCCgacttttgggaagattccgcaatggacaacatcgatgaggaatacgaccggctcgttgaacatcttcacgaaTGCAAGAGGAAGGCtgaaagttttaaaaccaccaagagacgcccgTGTCTCGAAACTTTCGAGCTGATACGCACGAGGACAAGAACTAGTTCGACAAagctttag
- a CDS encoding hypothetical protein (NECATOR_CHRIII.G12652.T1), whose translation MTICTYLHVCLHRKRPYEDLMMQARKIKYDVIGLTETRRHHPLSAMYDAGEELFLGTCDSRGVGGVDVLVNTSTAKNIDYFERLKTRIGRLQVRRCGSTSALTIFVAYAPTSNHEKLEVFYMDLEKFYREDHIFYKVMIGNFNAEMARDERLRNFTLGPTAYNGMYRGRGSPSSS comes from the coding sequence atgacaaTCTGTACTTATCTGCACGTATgtttgcatcggaagcggccatatgaagatctgatgatgcaagccaggaagattaagtacgacgtcatcgggctgaccgagacgagacgacacCACCCGCTAAGCGCCATGTATGAtgctggagaagaactgttcctaggaacatgcgacagtagaggagttggtggagttgatgtcctcgtcaacacgagtacggcaaagaacatcgactatTTTGAACGACTTaagacccgaatcggacgtctgcaggtgagaagatgtggttcaacgtCAGCTTtaactatcttcgtcgcttacgctccaacatcaaacCACGAAAAACTCGaagttttctatatggacctggagaagttctaccgagaagatcatatcttctacaaggtcatgaTTGGTAATTTCAACGCCGAAATGGCCCGAGacgaacgcctgaggaactttaCATTGGGACCCACGGCGTACAATGGAATGTACAGGGGGAGAGgttctccgagttcatcatga